The Amycolatopsis nigrescens CSC17Ta-90 genomic interval GTGGGAACCGCGGCGCAGCACCATCCGGCGGCTGGCGGCGGCCAGCCTGCTCGGCGTCGCCGTGGTGCTGGGCGCCTTCTTCTGGGGCGTGCTGGCGGCGCCCGCGCAGCCGGTGCTCACCCTCGGCCTGTTCGAACGGCTGCTCTTCGGCATCGACCTCGGCCTGCTGCTGGCCATGGTCCGCCCGCTGCTCAGCTCGGTTTCAGCACCACGGCCAGCGCACTAGCCGCGGCCACCACCCGCGCGCCGACCGACTCGGCGTCCAGGGTGTCCAGTGACACCACCCCGACGCTGGCCCGCAGCCCCGGCACCCCGCGCACCGGCGCGGCCACCCCGGACGCACCGGCCTGCAGCTCCCCCTTGGTGGACACCCAGGCCGGCCCGCCGTGCCGCAACGCCATCGCCTTGCCGGCCGCGCCCGCGGTGACCGGATGCCGGGTGCCGACCCGGTAGGCCACGTGGAAGTTCGTCCAGGACGGCTCCACCACGGAGATCGCCTGCACCTGATCGCCCTCCGCGACGGACAGGTGCGCGGTCGCGCCGACCTGCTCGGCCAGGTCCCGCAGGATCGGGTGCGCGGCCTGCCGCAGCTGCGGCAGCACCTGACCGGCCAGCCGCAGCACCCCGACGCCGAGCCGGACCTTGTTGCCGTCCCGCCACACCAAGCCGCGCTCGGACAGCGGCACCAGCAGCCGGTAGACCGCCGCCCTGCTGGCGCCGATGGTGACCGCCAGCTCGGAGATGGTCGCCGCCTCACCACCCGCGTCGGCCACCGCCTGCAGCAGGGCCAGTCCGCGGTCCAGGGTCAGCGACCCCTCTCTGGTCACAGCAGCCCGAGCTCCCCGAGGTCGGCGACCGGCTCGTCGAACGACGCGGCGGCATAGCAGGCGAACATCGTGCGCACGGCCTTGGCCGCGGGCTCGCTGAGGTCACTGGCCTCTTCCGCGAGCGCCTTGCCGTCGGTCGACTCCAGCGCCTCCCGGACGTCCTTGCCGGACAGGCACCGGGCCGAGGCGACCAGCAGGTTCAGGAAGCCGTGGTGGGTGAAGCCGCTTTCCGCGTCGGTATGGCGGACCGCGCGGTGCAGGCTGTTCGTCGCCTTGAACGAGGCACCCGGCGCACCGCTGATCACGGTCAGGAAGTCCGCCACCTCGTCCACGCTGGGGAAGTTCTCGCTGGACAGCCCGCCGCACCGGATCTTCGGCCTGCTGCCGTGCTCGATCACCTTGCGCACGCCGTCCAGCCAGCCGACCCCGCGGCGCGGCTCGACCACCCGCACCACGTCCTCCGGCACGAACTCCGAGACCCGCTCCAGCCACACCTCGTCCACGTCGGACGGGGCCGGCATCTCCACCATCCGCAGGGCGAGCAGCTCGTTGCGCGACTCCACGATGGAAATCGCCTTGGGCACCCCGCCGAGACCGGTGTCGATGATCAGCGACAACGGCAACGGCTGCTTGGGCTTCACCTTGATCAGCTCGGTGATCAGCTCGGGCAGCCGCGAGGCCTGGCAGAGGAAGACCCCGAGCACCCCGGCGTGCTCGCTCGCTCTGATCTCGAAGTGCTCTCGCAGCGCGTCGGGCATGCTCGCCGCGCCTGGGGGGAAGAGGGCCGAGTCATCGACGAGCCGCGCGAACAGGGGAGGGATTCCACGGGGGCCGGGGGGAGTTAGTTCCACAGCGCTTGACACGACTGACACGCTAGTAGCGTACGGCAAATGAACAAATTTGTCCGTTAAACGAACGCTAGATCAGCGTTGCTGCACCGAGTCCGGAGGAGGACAAGATGCCGTTCTACCGCCGTGTCGGCGAGATCCCGCACAAGCGGCACACCCGGTTCCGTGCGCCCGACGGCGGGCTCTACGCGGAGGAGCTGATGGGGGTGGAGGGGTTCTCCGCCGACTCCGCGCTGCTGTACCACCGGCACCTGCCGACCGCGATCGTGGACGCCGTGGCCGTCCCCGACGAGCGCGGTCCGCTGCAGCCGAACCACCCGCTCAAGCCACGCCACTTCAAGACCCAGGGCCTGAAGTTCGGCGCCGACGCGAACGCGGTAACCGACCGGCGACGGCTGTTCGGCAACGCGGACGTGACCATCGGGTTCGCGCTGGCCACCGCGCCGAGCCCGCTCTACCGCAACGCGGTCGGCGACGAACTGCTCTACGTCCAGGGCGGTTCGGGCACCATCGAGACGATCTACGGCGAGCTGGCGATCGGCGACGGCGACTACGTGGTGCTGCCGACGTCCTGCACCTACCGGGTGGTGCCGGACGGCCAGCTGCGGCTGCTGGTCCTGGAGGCGCGCGGGCACATCGGCCCGCCGAAGCGCTACCTGTCCGGCAAGGGCCAGTTCCTGGAGCACTCGCCGTACTGCGAACGCGACATCCGCGGGCCGGAGCAGCCGATGCTGGCCGAGGGCACCGACGTGGACGTGCTGGTGCGCCACCGCGCCGGGCTGACCCGCTACACCTACGCGAACCACCCGTTCGACGTGGTCGGCTGGGACGGCTGCCTGTACCCGTGGGTGTTCAACATCGACGACTTCGAGCCGATCACCGGCCGCGTGCACCAACCGCCGCCGGTGCACCAGACCTTCGAGGGCCCGAACTTCGTGGTCTGCTCGTTCTGCCCGCGCAAGGTCGACTACCACCCCGAGTCGATCCCGGTGCCCTACAACCACGCGAACGTCGACTCGGACGAGCTGATGTTCTACGTGCGCGGGAACTACGAGGCGCGCAAGGGCTCGGGTATCGGCCTCGGCTCGCTGTCCCTGCACCCGTCGGGCTTCACGCACGGCCCCCAGCCGGGCGCGGCCGAAGCCTCGATCGGGGTGGAGTACTTCGACGAGACCGCGGTCATGGTGGACACCTTCGCGCCGCTGGACCTCGGCGAAGCGGCCGAAGCGGGCGAGGATCCCGGTTACGCCTGGACCTGGTCCGGCCGCGGCCCCGGCTGAACCCGCGCGCGGGCGAGCAGCCGCAGTCCCGGGACCCCTGCGAAGACCCGTGGTCCCGGGCCGCCGGTGATCCAGAGCAGGCCGGTGTCGCTGATGTTGGCGACCAGGTCCTGGTGGGCCCGACGGACCAGCACCCGGTCGCCGGAGGACGTCGCCTCGGCCTGCACGGTGTACTTGGACGACCAGGGGGCGTCGAACCGGACGTTCAGCACCCGCACCGGCAGGCTGACCCACTCCCCGGCCCGGCTCGCCCGCTCCCGCCGTTGAAAGGCGACAACGCGGGGGAAGGACAGCACGAGCTGAAGGCAGAGCAGCGCGACCACCAGCGTGGTCGCGGGCTGCTCCGCCCAGGCCCGCGCGGGCGGGCCGAGGGTGAGCCAGAGCAAGCCCGCCTCCAGCACCGGAAACCCGACCAGGAAGGCGATCAGCCGGGGCTCGAACGGCTTGGCGGGCCGCCGCGGCCGGATGTCCTGGCGCTCCTCCTGGCGCTCCGGCATGAGCATTTCCCCGCCGGAGTCCAGCGTGCCCGGGTAGCGGGTCCGCACCTTGTCTCGCCCGCGATGGATCATCCAGATCCCGTGCCGCGCGGCGAGGTCGACCTCCGCGCCGTCCGGTCGCCATGACCGCACCTGACCCTGACCTTCGATCGAGAACGCCACCAGGTCGCCCCGGATCTCGAGCTGTTCGGGTGGCACGTGGCGCCAGTGCTCGGCACCGAGGAAACGCCGGTAGCGCGCGTCGGCGCGGACCAAGGCGATCCCCATCGGCAGCGAGCCGAGCAGGAACAGCCCCGGGATCAGATAGCAGAGCACGGTCGCGCCGGTCACCGGCGAGCCGAGCGCCCAGTGCAGCGCGGGCACCCCGAGCAGCACCGCGCCGCTGCCGAGCAGCGTCAGCGAGCCATGCCGCTGTTTGGCGCGGATGTCCAGCGGCAGCAGCGGGTCCTCGATCGCGGGCGAGGCGGTGGGCGGCAGCACCACCGGCGCCGAGTTCACGGTCTGCTCTGCGCGGCGAGCCGGATGCCGAGCGCCACCAGCAGGGTGCCGGTGGCGGCGTCGATCACCCGGCGGACCTTGGCCG includes:
- a CDS encoding IclR family transcriptional regulator; amino-acid sequence: MTREGSLTLDRGLALLQAVADAGGEAATISELAVTIGASRAAVYRLLVPLSERGLVWRDGNKVRLGVGVLRLAGQVLPQLRQAAHPILRDLAEQVGATAHLSVAEGDQVQAISVVEPSWTNFHVAYRVGTRHPVTAGAAGKAMALRHGGPAWVSTKGELQAGASGVAAPVRGVPGLRASVGVVSLDTLDAESVGARVVAAASALAVVLKPS
- a CDS encoding homogentisate 1,2-dioxygenase — its product is MPFYRRVGEIPHKRHTRFRAPDGGLYAEELMGVEGFSADSALLYHRHLPTAIVDAVAVPDERGPLQPNHPLKPRHFKTQGLKFGADANAVTDRRRLFGNADVTIGFALATAPSPLYRNAVGDELLYVQGGSGTIETIYGELAIGDGDYVVLPTSCTYRVVPDGQLRLLVLEARGHIGPPKRYLSGKGQFLEHSPYCERDIRGPEQPMLAEGTDVDVLVRHRAGLTRYTYANHPFDVVGWDGCLYPWVFNIDDFEPITGRVHQPPPVHQTFEGPNFVVCSFCPRKVDYHPESIPVPYNHANVDSDELMFYVRGNYEARKGSGIGLGSLSLHPSGFTHGPQPGAAEASIGVEYFDETAVMVDTFAPLDLGEAAEAGEDPGYAWTWSGRGPG